ttttttttcctccccactCCAATAAGATCGAGAGCATTCATCCGTCTTTTGAGCTAGCGAGCTGTGGGAGTGGGAGACGAATGTGGCTCGATGCCGGCTTTGAGCAGAAAAAcctaattaattaaattaagcttTTGCCCTTCCGGTCGACCGACTTGTTATCGTGTGCGGAGACGACTCGGAGACTGACAACGattgaaagaagaagaaaaaaaaacatcctgcTTAAGGTAACTCTCTAAGAACATTCAGCTAAAGATGAATTCGAAGAGTTGAATGGAAGGATCTAccatcgtgtgtgtgtctagaTGATGCAGATAGAAAGGATAGCATGTCGATCGGAACCGTTGCTAGCATCGAATATAAATCGAAGCGAAAGTTGACCTAAGCCGTTTCGTTTCGGGGTTTGATTGTGTGCGGGGTTGAACGTGAGGAATGTTCTATTCCAGACTGAGCGATTCCCGGTGGTCTTAACATAAATTAGTAAGGATCATATCTAGTGGCTTAAAGGATCTCTCACCTCACCTAGCAATCGACCGTATCGAACGAGTGAATAAAAAGGGAGCAAAATTCCTACAAATCgcataaaacaaatgtttactCATCCTCAACGATTTAAGTTGAGTATTTTATTTGATAGCATTTGGGATTTtccgagaaagaaaaaagtttctaaaatcagaatattattttttggatttgtgtatttttatccAGGAAAAGCTCACCAGATATTTTGAGCTTGGCCGTTAAAATTCTGCTGTAAAAGCTGAACTTCAAGGCAAACGAATTGTAAGCTGACATTCCCAAACATTGCGTGCTTAAATATTCGTCACTGATAGGAATGAATCCATTTTGTAGCGCTACTCAGAAACCCTTCCTAGTCCTAAACCTTCAACCGTTCCAAAATTGATGTCAACATTGAACTTCATTCccgatttgtttgatgttaaCCCTCCTCAACCGATCAGCAGACAGCAAACGGTCCGAGCGTACATATGTGGTAaggtttattaattattagcCAGGTTCGCCGTCAACCAGGGGCCAGCATACCCGGGAGCAGTACCGATCTGTTCGCTGCAATGCATCCCGGAAACATTCGGGCACGCAAAATGGTATTTGGTATCATCTGCACTGCGCCAGTTGATATTGACATTGGATCGGGCCAAAGCGAACCTGACGAGTGGTTGATGTGTGGTGTGTAGTCAActaagggagaaaaaaacgcgaaaAAGGCTAGTACGAAAGGCTAGAAAGTCAATCAAAATGTTGTGTACGTAGGAGATTGCTATTTGGTGTATAGACGTTGAAAGATAATCCATATTTCAAGCAATTATTGActgcttcatttttgtatatAACAAGGCTATGCAATGTCTAACAGAACTGTtatacaaatgttttttttttttaaatacatttaaacAAGAAGCTACACTTTTAGAAAAAGGTTTGCTTTAGTTTAAcaatgaagataaaaaaatgttgcgaTTATTTCTATTGCTTTGTTTGTAAAGATCATTCTTTGTACGATGGAAGTACAAAGACTTCCACttcattttttccacaaaacattATCATGTCCGATGTGAATTTAATGGTCCGAtagaaaagaatttatttcttccattGCATCCCTAACCACCCATCCATGGTCATTTTATTGCTTGGAAAACTCAATACAAACGCTACTGCCAAACGGGGTGAAACTGTCAACTGCTTTACCAAGCggcaccatgcgcctccatcgtaGTGGACGAAATGCTGAAGCGATGATGTGTGCATCGATACGTCTcaatttttccccccattgTTCACTGCACGCGTCCATTGTACGGTTGTGACGGACATGTGCGCTTTACCACGCTGCTATTCAACGGAAACTATTCTGGACCCTTCGTTTTTACCGTACCACTTCCGATACAACCGCGCTTCGTATGGATTTCCTTTGCAACGAAAGCGAAGTGAAcgttttttcgttcttcttgTTGTGTAGCCCATTCAACTACGCTGCGGGGCTATTGTGAAGTGTCAAACAAGTAGATAGGTGACATTGCCGACAAACCCTCAGTGTTGAGTTGAGCGATAAGAAGCAAGCATAAAATGGTGGAGCCATTTTATTTCCCACATGTAGCCAGCGGTTTGGACAATGGGAAACGGTTGGACGTCGTTGTGCTAGTACAACCTGGTTCCAGAGTCCCCGTCATCGAATGAGTTTGGTTAGCAAACAAACCTTTTGAATagttggggattttttttttattgtttgcttaTGCACCCTTAACAATCATGCATGGAAGTCAAACGATGGACATAATCGATTGTGATGCTTCAAGATTGGTGGTAGGAAAAGATACCTTCCCCATCGGAGCttcttttatatttcaattgtTCACCAAGCGCACTTGTCTTGGGCAgtttttatttgattcttGCAAAGCTGATCATTTGatagtttgttattttttctctgtctctctctctctctctctctctctctctctctctctctctcgcttttgtCCCCGTTTTTATGCATCCGGCACGTGCATGCGCTTGGTAAGCGGTGGTATATCTTTGAAGGACACCAAGAGGGCATGCTTTAAAGCTGTAAgctgtaacaaaaaaagggtggtTTACCGTTCAAGCAGAAGCATCCGAGGGCACTGAAATGGCAAATAATCGATACAATCATGTcgttacgattttttttgtatgtaacgCCAAATAAGGTGCAAAAGGaaacggaccaaaaaaaaatcaatctcaCAGAGAAAACATTCTCCTCGTGCAGCGGATTCCCAGATCGAGCCGATTTATGAGCTATTGATTTAGTACTGTGGCCAACAATACAAATGTTGTTTGGAGATGGGttgcaaaaatttttttgttaggggAACCGAACTGATTTAAACGGCATcacaaatatttgtaaaacttTGCATGAATAATTAATGTGCGTGGTTTTGTGCACATGCAGACAAAAGAATGCTATTTATCATACCGAAAGCAAATAACGATCAATTTCATATTCACTTCACAGGTTTTGTGTGGCTGGAAAAAATCGCATATCCACAGCACCGTTGCGCGTCGGTTGCACTTTAGTCCTGCAACACAACAACAGgcgtaaaaataaaaggaacaaaaaggtATACTGACGCTACCCTGTGGAAAAATGCGAAACATTGCATTGCATCGTTTTGCGAAAGTGGGCCATTTTCTTTGTTATCGGATGTGCAACAAACGGCTTTCGCACCGCAAAACGTGAGTGACGCGATGCAACCGATGAATGGTGTGTGGCGGTGCATGCACGCGCAACACGCGGTCTCGCGTCAAATGAATGttaaaatgcaacaatttatttatgacAGCTATCAATTCATCTCGCCCGGTACCTGGCTTTGGATGCGGGTGCGAATGTTTCTTCCAAGCATATGCTTATTAAACGGGCAACATAATAGAAGCGGATATatggcaataatttatcgGTTTCTATTCCCCCGTGTTGCAGCCGTGTGAAGGTGAAggatgttaatttattttttaatttgaagtttACGTTGTTTCCAATTACGAAAAGGCAGAATATTCTAAACCATTagagataatatttttttcaaatttatctaGATCACATTATGTTCTATTTTGCAGTATACGTCTTGTGAGTATGTATGGCGTAATTGGTTGCTTCATTTGCTAACCATACACCAAACAACTACAGTTGGCTGACTGTTGCTGCCCTTTTTGCTGCCTTTCGTGCATGAAACTGGGTCAAACCCCACGGAAAGTGGTAAAATTCATCATCCGTGCTAGGCGGACGATAAACCACGTATGCTTCTAGAGTAGGAGTACGTTCTGCGTTTTACGCTTCCAGCACCATCCTTTACAAGCGTAAAACATCAAACCCTACCCTACGAAAAAGCTTACCTAATCCCAATCCGACTGTAATCGCTTAAGCGTGAAGGTTACTTCTAGCGCTTACACACGgagcaaaatgaagaaatgaaaaaaaaaccgaaagaaaaatacTCCCCAGAGCGTCTAAAAAGCAAATGTAAtcgcaaaaagaagaaaaaaaacggaaaaagcaaaaaaaaagctttaacgTATCTTTTCACACGGAACGCAAAAATGTCGCCACCATTTTAATCTTGCCACAAAATAGATCGAAACGCTTACGAGCGCTGCACACTTTCCTCGGCTTTCCGTGCCAATTTATGGTATAATGTCTTTTTGTGTGATTGCTTGTGTGTCTTCTgtgtatttaatgtttttttttcatttttggtgCACTAACtgctgattattatttttttcacaccTTCTGTGGGAAAtttaagagagagagaataaaaaaaagcaacccgAATTCCGTACCGAATCCTTAACGATCCGTACTATTTCTATTTccgtttcggttcggttcccACTTTCcgtgcagcaaacaaacaaaggatTCACGCCTAGTCCACAAATACGcatacacacccacacatcGACAGATCATACTCATCCCCGTTGTGTGCAATCActtccacccccccccccccccctcttcCCCCAAACCCAGTGTAGCGAAACTCTTCTGTCTGTGGGAAGCGATCGAGCTTTTCGGCTTCACTCACAAAACGGAAGCTACACGTTGCCGGATGCCGAACCGATTACTAGCGTCGCGGTGCTTGGCAAGGACAAACGACGAAAGCGTCGACTTCACACACTCCACACACGACCATCGACCGCTGAggtcgaagaaaaaaaaagcacacacaaccAAGCAAGAAGTCGAAATGCGTTCTGCGCTACCGGGTAATGATGGGTAAAACAACGCAACCACGGGAAACACACGTCGTCGTCTACGTTGGCCGTGAGAACTTCACGAAAGCCTGGCCGAGATGGGAAAACCAACCGAGAGGAgaagtggtttttgggggcgaaACACCGGGGGGAAAAGCGTATGTATGCGCGaactctctcacacacatgcacgagcacatacacacgcttATATACTTTGCGGTTTTACACGAGGTTAAGGACGGAAGGTAGCAGCGCGCAGGCCACAAAGGGCCACACACAGTGCTCGTGCGAAACATAATTTCATGAATATGTTTTCCGCTAAATTAAAGGCATTGTTCTTGAGATGGGCTTAAAGATTTAgactgtttttaataaagtaaaatatttttaaaatttttgtatttaaatgtttaataaaggttaaaaaaaatacgcaaaaaaGTACGCCAAAAAATTTGGGGCCCGGTGGtgaatgtgaaaaacggcgcccgtccacacggtaggaccgggttcaaatcccatccggatcgccccccgtagcatggactgactatcctgctatgtggtaaaataagttttcatacggccaggccgataaccgagcaaaaaaaaaaaaccgacaaacCATAAGCTTAGCATTTGAGTtgcaacattattttttttgccttttttaccCATAATATTTACTGTCCTTTTCTATTCAAAAACATCTTCGAGCattttaacataaattttaatttttttatgaaaactagtttttatgtgaaatcttttttatatcattttaaatcatttttaatcaaaattctaacactttaaaaaacatttctccACAAGAGTATTTTACTAAGCAATTGAAACATTAACATACTATCCAAAACCATCGGATAATAAtcttaaaaaatacatttttgagTATTAATAAAAGTAtgtatattttataatattttacaccACCATGTTTTCGTAGCGCCTTTATGCTATAGTGACGTTTTGCCACGTTTTTCTACTTAACCGTACCATGTGTGTAGTACGCAAACGTCAAGCAATAGTATTTAGTACACTACGCTTCCGCACACATCCATGGTGTACAAATAGCCCGTGGGAACGTACGTACAAGGAACCGATACACCGATGTGAAAAAGGTAGTGAATAAGCAGGGTGCTATTTGTACCATAAAAATGAATCAAGAGCTACGATTTTGTTTCTCATACGATCCCACACTATTCACTTCGATATGGTACCCATCCATATATacaaacagagagagagagagagaaagagagagagagagagagagagagagagaaagagactggtgagaaaaacaaaaggaacgcACGCGATGCTATGCAGGCGTCCCGTTTCGAAGAATCCTGACCCATCCGGTTGAATATGGTCGGAGTGATTTAGGCAcgcaaccgaaaaaaaaggtaaagaaagAGGAAGTGAAACCGAACGGAAACGAGCACCACCATTAACTACctcttccacacacacacatacacacgcgcacacaagaaagagaaaggaaacAAGTAAAAACAGAAGTTCATTCGTTATCAGTGCTTCCGTTTTTAACCTGATTCTAACCCAACCAATCGTTTACTACTTTCCCGACCGGGGCGGTGTGGGGAGAAGAACTCCTTTTGACATTTCTATTTTGAAGCAAAACGACAAAACGAATCGAAAGGAAACGGAAAAGCTTTTTACGTTTGATAACACTTCCTTTTATACTAAAGAGCTTCTCTCTATTATGGTTGTTTaagggtttttgtttagtagtttatctttctttttcgttaaaaataacttattggtttattgtaaaacaaaaattacctTCGATTGCTTAGCCCAGGATGCTTTTGGGCTTTTTTTATTCCGCTTCCATACTTTGTTTGTTACTATTGCAGCACATTATTAGCACTGCTGGCGTCTAATAAAAAGGGCGCAATCGATTCAATTCGACCATCGTAAAGCGTTTTCTTATTAaatacatcttttttttcttttccatctcttCATCTACACTGACACAGATGAAAGGTCACGGGCAAAACAACACGGAAATTTTGTTTAGCGAATAGTGAGATAGTTAAAGTAAAGATAGGTACACATTTCGCGTCTTTTCGTTTGTGCTTCGCAGCAGATAGCAAACCATCGTCGTACGCTTTTGCTGGTGAAATGGTTGTTGCTGTTAAAGGCTTATTATTTATCGCCTTACGGGTACAAATTTAGCACACTTTCATCCGATTTGTATCACACTTTCCGGTTCACCTTCGGTGAGTGATTCATCTCATCCTGGTCACTGCATCGGCGTATGCTCTCACCATACTCTCAAACGTGTTATTTGTGTATCGCTGGAATTTTGTGTGCGGgctgctttttgttgttgttgctccctTCAAATTTTTCTCACGCTCCTGATTGACCTGTTCACATCGTATCGTTTTCCTTCCGATGACAGCTTACCTTCACTAACGAATTGTCACTGTTTCGATCGTTTCCGACCTCACCGTACCGGAGGGGTTCACGGTCAACGGTATGCTTGGCACGATACATCCTTACTGGCACACTGTATCGAGAAACAGTGGTTCCACATGAATGGTTTCACCTTAAAGCATTCCCACCCCTTCCATAGCAGTGACGCGCAAAGGCGCCTCTTcgaagcaaccaaaaaaaaaacacttgtcacgaaacggaagaaacaaacacacagacacgctcACGCGGTTGTACGCGCACGCACACCGTGCCACTCTCGCCAAAAATTCAACACGTCGACGACGACTTTAGTGCGACCTCCAACCAGGGAAAAAGATTCGacggaaaagtgaaatccCGCGTCCGCAAAGATGTACCGAACGCGAAACAATTGCCAGCCCAAAAAAGTAGGCAACTGCGAAGGGTTACTGGGTTGTTGGGTGATGGTAGGTGTGTGTAACCAGCAAGGATCTGCTCTGCTGGTGCACACTGTGTCTCACCCAAGCTTCTCGCTCGGTCGTTCGCTCCCTTCGCTCTCACGCTTGCACCACCTTGTTAGCGGATTCACTCACTCACAGTAGTGGTCGATTTTTCCCTTGCACTGTAAGCACTTTAAGCGAATAACCTTGGGGGTGCTTTTTGTTGAACGAAAACAGAATCCACCACAGATAACACACCACCAACGGGTAACATGGCCAATCTTTTCCATACACACACCACGGAATTAAACTGAACACTGGGCAGCTTCACTTCCGTCTCGTTTTGAGAAAACCCGCTGCGTGAGAGCCAGAAATCCTTGGAAAAAGCTTTCATCCAGCACAGTGGAAACAGCGAAAATCACATCAACAATCATGgcctactgctgctgctgctgctttcatGTCTTTATCTTTTGTGTTTCTACCATCACACGGTTGCTATTACGGCCATTTATTTTAACCACAGGGTGAAACTCGTGTAACTGTAGCGCGTTAAATCCGGGGCAAAACATCACTCACACACCAAACTCACATCCATGCAACACAATTTTTTGGCGCTAGCTTGTGATTTGGCCTCAAGCTGGCTACTTGGAATCATTGCCGCTATTGCTTCGAGTTACTTTTTTATGTAACAATCCACTACCATCCACCGTTGTTTCAACGCAATTGACAGGCCGCGCTGTCACTGCCGCCTGCTTATCTTCAACCCAGTTATTGGttgcggttttgtttttgtttttccgttcGCCTTTTGGTTTGCTCGTaggttttctctttttcttctcgagTTTTGCTACCTTTCTCCTGTGAGCCACGTTTCACGACCACCGCGCACGATAGGGGACCGGAAACTCGCGCCGATGGTCCTGCCAGCGCCAGTGTTCATCCGATTCTGAGCGACGCCACCAACTGGAAGGTGTCTAATATACGTTAAAGCTACCCAGCGAAACCTTTcgtgcataaaaaaaactctaccaGCTGCACATATTGCCAGATTTTCCATTCTCTTAATTCTTCGCTCTCTTCCTCGTATTGTCTCTACTCTCATTGAAAAGCTTTTCCTCCTTAACGCCACATGGCGCCAAGCGTTTCACATGGCGAACAGAATCTCTGCTTAATGTTCTTTACTCTGCGTATCAACTTTCTACCACTAGCAtacattttctccttcctattctctctttctctccctctctctgtttctctttaCAATCACATGGAGTAATTGATGATCACACCGTAGGCGAAACAATGGTTCCAACCGGAGAAAACAGCAATGAACGACCGACTGGAAGCACGGCTGGGATGAACATTTTTCTCCAGCCAATGGTACATCAAAAAATGCGCAAAACACACTTCCAGGAGAATAGGGCGATTGATTTTGGCGGGCGTTTGATAGGTACGCGCGTTGTTTTGCTCCGTTCGGGTGCGTCTGTGCGCGTGCAATGTGGATGCGTTGTTATAcacctttttatttgttttggtattGGTGACAATGAAACCTTACTATTAGACCTTACTCGCAGGATCAGGTGCAGGTGGGTAAGCGAAGGTTAAGGTATTGTCCAATGTCCGGATACGTATGGTTTAGCTGTCATGATTCATGATTCATTTGTTGAACTTTCTCAACCCATATTCGGTTTCGTTTGGTGCTTATCGTTTGTTGAAGGTTGTGAGATTACTAAAGGacgattgttttaatttagttttatttggtTGTTTTGGATCATTAGCTTTTGAAATGGTAAATATATTATAATTGCTTGCAGCGAAAATCAACTTTTTTCCAagttgatggagacgcctgatCGTTTGTAGTAATTGTTCTACAGCGcgatgtttttaattaaaacaaacaaaatattactTGAAATTGCTTACTTATGTTGTAGAATTATGCACGGAATCATAAATCCTTACTCAATCACCACCGAACTTATGCAGTTTGCCTTACAGCGATAAACAACTTTGTTCCAagttgatggagacgcctgatCATTTGTACTAATAGTTTTATAGCGCGGTGTCTTTAGTTAAAACAATAGCACAATATTACCTGAATTTACTGCAAATTCTCATATATAATAGAGCTGTGTTCAgcctctctctcttcttggctttaaacgaccttacaggtcacgccggccatttctggcttactagacttacttagacaaataaattttcaaagaaagaaaaaaaatctgtagcGTTGTGCTAGCTTGGTAAACACTTCAAACCAATTGGTTGGTTTGATTATGTCTGGAGTAAATGCATAATTACTTCGCTAGAATAGATACCGATGGACTTCAACGATTTCAAGGCTCAATTTCTTAATTTTGGAGTTTAAATTCCTGAATCTTTCAACCTCTCGTCACCTTTACCTCCACGATATTCCCAACATTTTATgtccctttcctttttttttgctctgatCGCAGAAAAAATCGAAGatcaaattatcaaaaatatcAACGGTATCAAAGCAACCACATCAACCCTTGCTAGAAGTGGAAACTATGTTTCACACATCGGTTGAAACATGAAGCTAACGGAGCAGGATCTCCGCCTTTTGGAGTTCAAGTCTTATGAGGACTATCTCAACTCACTGGTCGATGGCAAAAGTCTCCAATATTTCGGTGATAGGGAAAATTTAATCAGCCTGTATCGTACAGGCTACAGGTAAGTTGTTAAATCGGTTTGAAAGTTGCAAATATTTATCTCCCCAAATCTCCAACTTTAGAGCTCTCACAAAGAAAGCTTTTGAAGCGCAACGAACATTTCTTCAGGTGACAAAAGATCCGAACACACTGTTCAGCCGGAATATTACACCAACCGATGCATTTCTTCAGGAACTTGCCAAACGTGAACGTCCCAACCGGTTGGGTCTTTTGTCGGTAATTGATCTAGCTAATTGATCTTCGTATCAGAAGAATTCAAATCGCAGTTGCTATTTCATACTTTTCCATCCCCGTAGACCATCATCTACATGCGTTATATGAAGAAAAATACGGAAATCTCGGGCTATATTGACTACGAGGAAGCGTTGCGACGTGTGCACCAGGATCAGCAGTACTCCAACGATTGGCGAGCCATCTTTGCCGGTGAGAAAGTGCTCTACCCAACACCCGTCGATCTGCTGTACTACAATGCAAAGACGGGCCGTAGCCGGAAAAATAACACGCGCAACTATCAGATCCTTTGCGATCCGCACCGAGGCATCATCTTTCGCAACATGTACGATCGGAAGGATATTCATCCGGATCCGCTGGCAAGCTTTTACGGTACCAATACGAGCCGGATCGAGATCGCAAGCGAACTGTACGAGCAGGTCGTCCTGTACGATCATGTCGTGCGGAAGAACTATTAACCGGGAAATCCCGGAAACGAATCAATACAACTTCTAGGCGTCAAGGCTTCAAAGGCGTCCTTGCGCCGTATCGCTTTCATTTGTGTATGTATACTGTTTTTCGTTCATTTATTTCTTAGCTTTATATTATGCCCTCAAATGAATCACTTTCCATCACCGCCATACAGATAGCGAACAAACGAGCTTTCCAGCGCCTGCGCTTTTACACCGTGGaatgctggtttttttttctctccacctTCTGTACCCTCTTTTGCTCAGACAGACACAAGCTTACACACACCAATATCTGCGAAcgttgcacacaaaaaaaggtgtaaaatgCAGCAAAAGGCGCGGAACAACCGAATGGCTCAAAGTACTGACCTCCCTCTCTTTACGAGCGTTTGTGCTGCTGGGAACAAAAGGTACACCGATTCGTGTATCGGTTCTATGCGCGGGAACGAATGCATTTCTGGCTCCATTTTTACGCGCACTCGGGCGTGTATGGGTGTGGGGTTGGATGGCCATACACTAGTAGTACGGTGTGGGTGATAGTGTTGCTTCGCTTTATCCTTTGCAAAAGGATCCCTCGGCCTAGCCATAACGTGGGTCGCACTTTGCTCGTACAAGTGCGCCGTTGAGTTGAAGCGTAAATTTACGATTACTATCCCGAACGTCATCAAACCGGGGCTCACTTTTAGCATAGTGGGACACTCCATGTTTTAACCCCCGCGGATCGTCCTTGCATTCCCTAGGTTGCCCATCCGTCGTAGCGCGAGCaaagaaccaaaaaccaaTGACGTTCTAACGCCTGCGACCCTGGGAAACGTTTGGCCTTGTTTTGTCGTCACATGCACACGCGATGCACACGTCCCGCTGGTGTGTcgctgtgtttgtttgtttgtgacgAGGGGAAAAACGCAACAGGATCTGTGTACGATAAGCTAGGGAAAACCAGGTGAATCGTACGCTGGCAAGGTCATCATGTGATTATGATGCAAAAACTGTATCTTTGCAATGTCGCGTATTGCTAATTACGAACCACCACCACTCAAGCttaatgaaacatttagcAAAGGGTTGCAATTGTACACAGGAACTGGTCAATGTGGCTTAGCTCGAGTAGCATAATCTGTGCAGATTCtcaataaaatcaaaccaatAGTACGGATGGGAATAGCCAATTTGAGACATTGGACTGCCGGAAATGCGTAGCATAAGAACCAAACCATGACTGTGTGGGCGTACTAAATACACAGCTAGACACAGCATGGCACGTTCATTCATTCT
The DNA window shown above is from Anopheles funestus chromosome 3RL, idAnoFuneDA-416_04, whole genome shotgun sequence and carries:
- the LOC125769079 gene encoding cilia- and flagella-associated protein 299-like, which produces MKLTEQDLRLLEFKSYEDYLNSLVDGKSLQYFGDRENLISLYRTGYRALTKKAFEAQRTFLQVTKDPNTLFSRNITPTDAFLQELAKRERPNRLGLLSTIIYMRYMKKNTEISGYIDYEEALRRVHQDQQYSNDWRAIFAGEKVLYPTPVDLLYYNAKTGRSRKNNTRNYQILCDPHRGIIFRNMYDRKDIHPDPLASFYGTNTSRIEIASELYEQVVLYDHVVRKNY